Proteins encoded in a region of the Ursus arctos isolate Adak ecotype North America unplaced genomic scaffold, UrsArc2.0 scaffold_2, whole genome shotgun sequence genome:
- the DAP3 gene encoding 28S ribosomal protein S29, mitochondrial isoform X4, with amino-acid sequence MLKRMTRLVSGARQLDPGRLLHGGPQAPQSLAAHPDNQVPDGSPRAVSCTSEGDPVRTFNEACLMVRRPALELLRYLKNTNFAHPAVRYVLYGEKGTGKTLSLCHVIHFCAKQDWLILHIPDAHLWVKNCRDLLQSTYNKQRFDQPVEASSWLKNFKTANERFLSQIKVQEKYVWNKRESTEKGRPLGEVVEQGLTRVRNATDAVGIVLKELKSQSRLGAFRLLVAVDGVNALWGRTTLKREDKSPVAPEELALVHSVRKMVRNDWHGGAIVLTLSQTGSLFKPRKAYLPQELLGKEGFDALDPFIPILVSNYSPKEFESCIQYYLENSWLQHEKAHTEEGKKELLFLSNANPGQLERLCAYL; translated from the exons ATGCTGAAGAGGATGACCAGGCTTGTCTCCGGGGCCCGGCAG TTGGACCCTGGACGTCTTTTGCACGGGGGGCCCCAGGCCCCACAAAGCCTTGCTGCTCACCCGGATAACCAGGTTCCAGATGGGAGCCCCAGAGCCGTTTCCTGCACCAGTGAGGGTGACCCG GTGAGGACGTTCAATGAAGCTTGCCTGATGGTGAGGAGGCCGGCCCTAGAGCTCCTCCGTTACCTGAAAAACACCAATTTTGCTCACCCGGCTGTGCGGTATGTTCTCT atggggagaaggggacaggaaaaACCCTCAGTCTTTGCCATGTTATTCATTTCTGTGCCAAACAGGACTGGCTGATTCTGCACATTCCAGATG CTCATCTTTGGGTGAAGAACTGCCGGGACCTTCTGCAGTCTACCTACAACAAGCAGCGCTTTGATCAGCCTGTGGAGGCTTCGAGCTGGCTGAAGAATTTCAAAACTGCCAATGAGCGTTTCTTGAGTCAG ataaaaGTTCAGGAGAAGTACGTCTGGAATAAGCGAGAGAGCACTGAGAAAGGCCGTCCTCTGGGAGAAGTGGTTGAACAG GGCCTGACACGCGTGAGGAATGCCACAGATGCCGTCGGGATTGTTCTCAAAGAGCTCAAGAGTCAGAGTCGTCTGGGTGCATTCCGACTCCTGGTGGCAGTGGACGGAGTCAATGCTCTCTGGGGAAGGACCACGCTGAAGAGAGAAGATAAGAGCCCG GTGGCCCCCGAGGAGCTGGCGCTGGTGCACAGCGTGAGGAAGATGGTGAGAAACGACTGG CACGGAGGCGCCATCGTATTGACGCTGAGCCAGACCGGGTCCCTCTTCAAACCTCGGAAGGCCTACCTGCCCCAAGAGCTACTGGGAAAG GAAGGATTCGACGCCTTGGACCCCTTTATCCCCATCCTGGTCTCCAACTACAGCCCAAAGGAGTTTGAAAGTTGTATTCAGTATTACTTGGAGAACAGTTGGCTTCAACATGAGAAAG CTCATacagaagaagggaaaaaggagcTGCTGTTCCTGAGTAACGCAAACCCCGGGCAGCTGGAGCGGCTCTGCGCCTACCTGTAA
- the DAP3 gene encoding 28S ribosomal protein S29, mitochondrial isoform X3, which yields MLKRMTRLVSGARQLDPGRLLHGGPQAPQSLAAHPDNQVPDGSPRAVSCTSEGDPARHGEQHEARHYCIPLQDLRTTFPHGLPPRFGMQVRTFNEACLMVRRPALELLRYLKNTNFAHPAVRYVLYGEKGTGKTLSLCHVIHFCAKQDWLILHIPDAHLWVKNCRDLLQSTYNKQRFDQPVEASSWLKNFKTANERFLSQIKVQEKYVWNKRESTEKGRPLGEVVEQGLTRVRNATDAVGIVLKELKSQSRLGAFRLLVAVDGVNALWGRTTLKREDKSPVAPEELALVHSVRKMVRNDWHGGAIVLTLSQTGSLFKPRKAYLPQELLGKEGFDALDPFIPILVSNYSPKEFESCIQYYLENSWLQHEKAHTEEGKKELLFLSNANPGQLERLCAYL from the exons ATGCTGAAGAGGATGACCAGGCTTGTCTCCGGGGCCCGGCAG TTGGACCCTGGACGTCTTTTGCACGGGGGGCCCCAGGCCCCACAAAGCCTTGCTGCTCACCCGGATAACCAGGTTCCAGATGGGAGCCCCAGAGCCGTTTCCTGCACCAGTGAGGGTGACCCG GCCAGGCACGGGGAGCAGCACGAGGCCCGGCACTACTGCATCCCCCTCCAGGACCTCAGGACGACGTTCCCCCACGGCCTGCCCCCTCGCTTCGGCATGCAG GTGAGGACGTTCAATGAAGCTTGCCTGATGGTGAGGAGGCCGGCCCTAGAGCTCCTCCGTTACCTGAAAAACACCAATTTTGCTCACCCGGCTGTGCGGTATGTTCTCT atggggagaaggggacaggaaaaACCCTCAGTCTTTGCCATGTTATTCATTTCTGTGCCAAACAGGACTGGCTGATTCTGCACATTCCAGATG CTCATCTTTGGGTGAAGAACTGCCGGGACCTTCTGCAGTCTACCTACAACAAGCAGCGCTTTGATCAGCCTGTGGAGGCTTCGAGCTGGCTGAAGAATTTCAAAACTGCCAATGAGCGTTTCTTGAGTCAG ataaaaGTTCAGGAGAAGTACGTCTGGAATAAGCGAGAGAGCACTGAGAAAGGCCGTCCTCTGGGAGAAGTGGTTGAACAG GGCCTGACACGCGTGAGGAATGCCACAGATGCCGTCGGGATTGTTCTCAAAGAGCTCAAGAGTCAGAGTCGTCTGGGTGCATTCCGACTCCTGGTGGCAGTGGACGGAGTCAATGCTCTCTGGGGAAGGACCACGCTGAAGAGAGAAGATAAGAGCCCG GTGGCCCCCGAGGAGCTGGCGCTGGTGCACAGCGTGAGGAAGATGGTGAGAAACGACTGG CACGGAGGCGCCATCGTATTGACGCTGAGCCAGACCGGGTCCCTCTTCAAACCTCGGAAGGCCTACCTGCCCCAAGAGCTACTGGGAAAG GAAGGATTCGACGCCTTGGACCCCTTTATCCCCATCCTGGTCTCCAACTACAGCCCAAAGGAGTTTGAAAGTTGTATTCAGTATTACTTGGAGAACAGTTGGCTTCAACATGAGAAAG CTCATacagaagaagggaaaaaggagcTGCTGTTCCTGAGTAACGCAAACCCCGGGCAGCTGGAGCGGCTCTGCGCCTACCTGTAA